The following are encoded together in the Scomber japonicus isolate fScoJap1 chromosome 20, fScoJap1.pri, whole genome shotgun sequence genome:
- the LOC128381613 gene encoding microfibril-associated glycoprotein 4-like, with translation MDSAGGGWTVFQRRMDGSVNFYRPWDHYKKGFGNAAGEYWLGLESLFHLTLSKKVELRVDMEDFSGNKTFACYSSFSIDPESHGYRLNVSGFTDGGAGDGLLFHNGQKFSTFDKDQDSDNDHCARQYLGAFWYSKCHDSNPNGVYRWGADGTLYAVGVEWSTWKGHDYSLKTISMKIRPVQ, from the exons ATGGACTCAGCAGGAGGAGGCTGGACG gtgttccagaggaggatGGACGGCTCGGTGAACTTCTACAGGCCCTGGGATCACTACAAGAAGGGCTTTGGTAACGCTGCTGGAGAGTACTGGCTGG gcctgGAGAGTCTCTTCCATCTGACTCTGAGTAAAAAGGTCGAGCTTCGTGTCGACATGGAGGACTTCAGTGGGAACAAAACATTTGCTTGTTACTCCTCGTTCTCCATCGACCCAGAGTCCCACGGATACAGACTGAATGTGTCTGGATtcactgatggaggagcag gAGACGGCCTGCTTTTTCACAACGGACAGAAGTTCTCCACCTTCGACAAAGACCAGGACTCTGACAACGATCACTGTGCCAGACAGTACCTGGGGGCGTTCTGGTATAGCAAATGTCACGATTCAAACCCTAACGGTGTTTATCGCTGGGGGGCTGATGGCACTCTCTATGCTGTAGGAGTGGAGTGGTCCACGTGGAAGGGTCATGACTACTCCCTGAAGACCATCAGCATGAAGATTCGTCCTGTGCAGTAA
- the LOC128381623 gene encoding microfibril-associated glycoprotein 4-like produces MKLVSVFLLLLAPVLTCCLLLDLPLDCSDIHNNDNSQLSGVYTIYPIGATSAVQVYCDMDSAGGGWTVFQRRMDGSVNFYRPWDHYKKGFGNAAGEYWLGLESLFHLTQSRNIELRVDMEDFSGNKAFARYSSFSIESETYGYRLHVSGFTDGGAGDGLLFHNGQKFSTFDKDQDSNSSVNCARKFLGAFWYNACLSTNPNGVYRWGADATIHALGVEWYHWKGDNYSLKTISMKIRPVQ; encoded by the exons ATGAAG ctggtttcagtcttcctcctcctcctggctccAGTGTTGACCTGCTGCTTACTGCTCGACCTCCCGCTGGACTGCAGTGACATCCATAACAATGACAACAGCCAACTCAGTGGAGTGTACACCATCTATCCCATCGGAGCCACGTCTGCTGTCCAG gtgtactgTGACATGGACTCAGCAGGAGGAGGCTGGACG gtgttccagaggaggatGGACGGCTCGGTGAACTTCTACAGGCCCTGGGATCACTACAAGAAAGGCTTTGGTAACGCTGCTGGAGAGTACTGGCTGG gcctgGAGAGTCTCTTCCATCTGACTCAGAGCAGAAACATCGAGCTTCGTGTCGACATGGAGGACTTCAGTGGGAACAAAGCGTTTGCTCGTTACTCCTCGTTCTCCATCGAATCAGAGACGTACGGATACAGACTGCATGTGTCTGGATtcactgatggaggagcag gAGACGGCCTGCTTTTTCACAACGGACAGAAGTTCTCCACCTTCGACAAAGACCAGGACTCTAACAGCAGCGTAAACTGTGCCAGAAAGTTCCTGGGGGCGTTCTGGTACAACGCCTGCCTCTCTACAAACCCTAACGGGGTTTATCGCTGGGGGGCTGATGCCACTATCCATGCTTTAGGAGTGGAGTGGTACCACTGGAAGGGTGACAACTACTCCCTGAAGACCATCAGCATGAAGATTCGTCCTGTGCAGTAA
- the LOC128381615 gene encoding microfibril-associated glycoprotein 4-like, which translates to MDSDGGGWTVFQRRMDGSVNFYRPWDQYKTGFGSAAGEYWLGLESLFHLTQRKKFELLVDMEDFSGNKTFARYSSFSIESESHGYRLHVSGFTDGGAGDSMNHHNGQKFSTFDKDQDSDNRNCARQFLGAFWYNGCHRANPNGVYRWGADATIFAVGVEWKHWMGHDYSLKTISMKIRPVQ; encoded by the exons ATGGACTCAGATGGAGGAGGCTGGACG gtgttccagaggaggatGGACGGCTCAGTGAACTTCTACAGGCCCTGGGATCAATACAAGACGGGCTTTGGTAGCGCTGCTGGAGAGTACTGGCTGG gccTGGAGAGTCTCTTCCATCTGACTCAGAGGAAAAAGTTTGAGCTGCTGGTCGACATGGAGGACTTCAGTGGGAACAAAACATTTGCTCGTTACTCCTCGTTCTCCATCGAATCAGAGTCCCACGGATACAGACTGCATGTGTCTGGATtcactgatggaggagcag gAGACTCCATGAATCATCACAATGGACAGAAGTTCTCCACCTTCGACAAAGACCAGGACTCTGACAACAGAAACTGTGCCAGACAGTTCCTGGGGGCGTTCTGGTACAACGGCTGTCACCGAGCAAACCCTAACGGCGTTTATCGCTGGGGGGCTGATGCCACTATCTTTGCTGTAGGAGTGGAGTGGAAACACTGGATGGGTCATGATTACTCCCTGAAGACCATCAGCATGAAGATTCGTCCTGTGCAGTAA